The Fusobacterium sp. genome segment TATCTCAAATTCTGTGTATGTTCTTCCATTATCTCTTTCAAAAGCTTCTGAACTTTTCCAAAATATCATTGGGTCTTCTTTAGCAAACATAGGCATATTGCAGTTTTCTTTATATACTAAATCTTCATATTTTTCTTTATTAGAAAAGTTTCCTTCACGATTAATATAATCATGGTGGTCTGGTGCAAATTTTCCTTCTCTTCTAACATAATCAAAGTGATCTATTGCAGAAGTATTATTCTTAGTACTATCTTTAACTTGAAATCTGTATATAGCCACTTCAACTCTCCTTAATTTTTCTTTCTTTTTTTCCTCATAAGACACCTACGGTAAGAAGCAATCAATTTTAACCTTTGGTTAAAGGGTGCAGGTACTCCTGCCACGTCGTTTCAGAGAAACGAGGATACGTGCGTCTACTAAAAACATCATGAGCAGGTTACTGCTCGTTTTTAGGTAGGCGACTCTTTTTTAATTTTAATTTTACTACACTATTGTATTTTTTTCAAGTATCTATAAAAAATAACTTGATTTTAATATTAGTTGTTGTATAATAATAATTACAATGGGTTTTATATTCTAAATGGGTTATATTTAGTCCATATATTGCCCATTGAGTTTTATAATAAAACCATCTATCATTTTTATCAATTTTAAACTATATTTCCGTATTAATCAAAAGAAAAATAAAATTTTTGTTTTATATTTTAAATAGAGTTTTTTTATAAAAAACATGTGTTCTATTTTAGGAAATAATGAAAGTAGAATTTTATTGCATATTGAATTTATTAAAAATTATTTAAAGAATAAAAAATTTAGATATGATAATCTATTTTTTATATACCTCTCGTTTTATTATTTACCTCTAAAAACTTTTTCATCTCTTTTTTCGAGTTTAGCTACACCTAGGAACATAAAATCTTTTAAATTCAATTTTATAAAGTTTTAAACTCTTCTAAAATTAAATTTATCTATTTCAATTCATGATATGGCTTTTAAAATCTATTTTGACTTTATTATTTACCTCTAAAAAGTTTTTTATAACTTTTTTCGAGTGTTTTATTGATTGAAAAACAAAAACGCTTTAAAATCAATTTTACAAAGTCAGAATACTTTTTCAAAAAATAAAAAAAGAGCTGACATTTGCTAGCTCTTTCATAAATGTGTGCTTACAGTTGCTTTGTACTTCTTTTATAGATATTTATAGAATATATATCTTTTGTAATTTCTATTTGTAGTTTATCTTTTGGTTCTAGAAATGTAACATACAAATCCAAAATTTTATTTAGAGGGATTTCTTCTAATTCTACAAACCAAATAAAATCATTTGTCATTACTGAATTTTTGGAACGCTTTATATGGTTGATAAGATTTTTATAATGTTTCCACTTATGTTTTGTGTCATATGGAATTAGCCTAACTGTATAAAGTATAATAATCACCTCCTACTAAAAGCTACCACCAAAAATATTATATCAAAAAATAGAAAAAAGAGCTAGTTTTCCCCCTAGCCCTTTTTACGTGAAGTTCTAATTTACATTACTTGTTGTTAAATAAATTATATCATAAATCATAAAATTTGTAAAAACTATTTATTAACTTTTTCTGCTAATGCTTTTCCTGGTTTAAATTTTACAACTTTTTTTGCAGGAATAGTCATTTTCAATTTCTTTGTATAAGTCTACAAATTCTTTTTTAGTCATTTATTGTTCCTCCCTGATAAGCTTATATGATATACTGAAATTATACTTTGTTAATCATAATACAGTCAATCTTTATTATTAAAAATATCTTAAATAAATTTAACAAAAAAAATAATAAAAAATTTTCTTATGAATCTTTAAAGATAATCTTTTATCTTTATATTCTTTAATATATTTAGGACTTCTGAAACTCCTAATTTTACTGGCTTAGAAAGGTGTAACTTGGTAGAAGATGTCACTTAACTTGGTAGTTAATGTCAGTTTACTTGGTAGAAGATGTCACTTAACTTGGTAGTTAATGTCAGTTTACTTGGTAGAAGATGTCACTTAACTTGGTAGTTAATGTCATATTCACAGAAAAGTATTTTTTGAAAATATATTTATTCCAAAATTGTCTAAAAATCTTAAATAAAAATAAGACTTAATATTTATTTGGTAGCTAATGTCATTTTTTTAGTAAAAGCGAAAAATTATTTTATAAATATATTTTCATTATCATTTAAAATATGAAAATACTGTAAACTTATTTTTTTATCATTTCATATCTTTAAAACTTGTTTTTATAAAAAATAAAAAAAGGATCTTGGTAATAAATGTCACTTAACTTGGTAATTAAAACTTTACTACTACCAAATAAAATGTTATAATTAAACCATCTAAAAGATAGAGGGTGTTAATAATGTCAAATATAGTAAAATATCATAACGATTTAAATAAAATTTCTTTTTCTAATTTTTCAGAAAAAGAGGTTAATTTATTTTTTTCCTTACTTTTTTTATCTAAAGAACAAGGGAAAGAAAAAATAGTTCTGAATTTTTCAGAATTAAGAGAGCTTTCTAATGGCGATATTCATAGTAAAAGATTTATAAAAGCATTAAATAATATAAATGAAAAGATGATAAAACTACATCAAAAAATTATAATAGGGAAAAAAACCTTCATTTTCACTCTTTTTAATTTATTTATTATTGATGAAGAAGAGAAAAAATTAACAGTCCAAATAAATGAAAATTTTTATTATATGTTAAATGATATAATAGGAAATTATACAAAATTTGATTTAATAGAATTTGTAAATTTAGATAGTACATATAGTAAATCTATGTTCAGATTATTAAAACAGTGGGAAACAGTAGCAGAGAAAGAATTTGAACTAGAAGAATTGAAGTATATACTTGGAACTCCCCCTAGTTATGATACAACTAACTTTAATAAATTTGTATTAAAACCAGTATTAAAAGAATTACCCCAATATTTTAAAGATTTAAAATTAGAAAAGAAAAAAACTGGTAGAAAAGTAACTCATTTAAAATTTACTTGGAAAATAAATAAAGAAAGAATGAAATATCTTAAAAATAGGGAAAAAGAGGTTGTTGAAATAGTAATATCAGAAGAACTTTCAGAAGTAATTGAAAAAGTAAAAAAGAATAGATTTATTGCACCATTTTTAAATAATAGAAACATAGAAGAATTACTAAATAACTTTGATGAAAAATCTCTTATAATTGGATTAAATTGTTGTAATAGAACAATAAAAAAAGAAATAACAAGTATAAATTACTTAATAAAAGCAATAGAAAGTGAATGTTTGAAAAAATCTACAGAGAAAAAAGTAATAATAGGATAGAAGACAATCCAATGACAAAAAAATTCTTTGCAATGGGCTATGAAATAGTACCAGATGAAGAAAAATATGGGGAAATGGAACCACTTGATGAAAAGACTGAAAAAGAATTAGAAAGAATAAATAAAATGACAAGAGAAGAGTTAATTGAAGAATTTACAAGAGGCAAAAGCCCTGAAATAGAAAATAAGAAAAATGAGGTAGGAGAAAAATTATTGTTAGCATATAAAATGCGAGATAAAATTAAAGATAAGAAAAGTACAACATATTTAGCAAATGAGCTTTTTATTCTTGAACTCCATGAAGAATTAGATGAATTACAAGCTAAAGCAGAAGAATTTAAGAAAAAACAAATAAAATAATTATGAATTAAGACAACCTAGAGGTTGTCTTTTTTTTGAAAACCAATCCAGCCTTGACCTCCTGTAAATTTTTATTAGGATAATAACAATAAATAAAAAACTAAGTAACACATGTGTTACTTAGTTTAAATAAAAAATAAAAAAATTCGGTGTTGACACATAACATTAAATAAAGTATAATAAAGTATAAATAAAAAAAGAGGCAACCAATATGATATACCCCTATCTCGCAAATAGATTATATCATATTTTGCCTATAAAAACAAGGAGGATAAATATGGTATTACATTATAATGAAGATGGAAGTATTAAGATAACAATGAAGTTTAAAGGGAAAATAATAGAAGCAACATTTCCTGATAAAAAAGCATATGAAAACTTTTTATCAATAATTTATTAAAACTAAGTAACACATGTGTTACTTAGTTAAATGAAAGGAAAAATATGGAAAAAAAATTAAATATCAGTTTAGCATTAAAAAAAGATGGAAGGATCAGCCAAGCAAGAATATCTTTATCTTCTGATGTTATTGAGCATTTAAAAATAACTGAAAATGAAAGGAAAATAAAGATAATTTATGAAAAAGAAAAGATACAAATACAGAAGATCGAAACAAAAAGTGAGTTTGAAGAAATAATTGTAAAAGAAGAAAATAAATTAAAGAAATTTCAAACCTCTAAAAATTTAGCACTTGAAGGAAGTGGAGATAAAGGAACTGGAAAAACATATTATAATTGGAAATTATTTATTCCACTTCCAATTATAAATGATTGGAAAATAACAAAAGAAAATAGAGAAGTAATTTTATCTAAAGAAATTGACAACAAAATCATAATTAAACAATATGATACTAGGGAGAAAGATATGGAAAAAAAAGAAAATCAAATTTCATTAGACACAAAAAATAAAGTAGAAATAAAAAATGGAATAATTTTTGATGTTAAAAATAATAAAGGGGGAGTAGGAAAAACTGAAATTGCTAAAGAATTAGGACATGGTTTTTCTTTATTAGGGAATAAAGTATTAATAATTTCTACAGACGCCCAAAATAATATTATAGATGATTTATATCCAGAAGAATTTATTGTAAAAAAGGGATTAAAGGAAGATGTATTTTATGGAACTGGAGAAATGTTAAGATTAAGAGAAAATCTTTACTATATGCCTTTAAAAGAATATAAATTTTCAGATAAATTCTTGAAAGCTATTCCAGAATATTTAGATAAAAAAAGAAA includes the following:
- a CDS encoding replication initiation protein: MSNIVKYHNDLNKISFSNFSEKEVNLFFSLLFLSKEQGKEKIVLNFSELRELSNGDIHSKRFIKALNNINEKMIKLHQKIIIGKKTFIFTLFNLFIIDEEEKKLTVQINENFYYMLNDIIGNYTKFDLIEFVNLDSTYSKSMFRLLKQWETVAEKEFELEELKYILGTPPSYDTTNFNKFVLKPVLKELPQYFKDLKLEKKKTGRKVTHLKFTWKINKERMKYLKNREKEVVEIVISEELSEVIEKVKKNRFIAPFLNNRNIEELLNNFDEKSLIIGLNCCNRTIKKEITSINYLIKAIESECLKKSTEKKVIIG
- a CDS encoding HU family DNA-binding protein, with amino-acid sequence MTIPAKKVVKFKPGKALAEKVNK
- a CDS encoding ParA family protein; translation: MEKKLNISLALKKDGRISQARISLSSDVIEHLKITENERKIKIIYEKEKIQIQKIETKSEFEEIIVKEENKLKKFQTSKNLALEGSGDKGTGKTYYNWKLFIPLPIINDWKITKENREVILSKEIDNKIIIKQYDTREKDMEKKENQISLDTKNKVEIKNGIIFDVKNNKGGVGKTEIAKELGHGFSLLGNKVLIISTDAQNNIIDDLYPEEFIVKKGLKEDVFYGTGEMLRLRENLYYMPLKEYKFSDKFLKAIPEYLDKKRKEFDVIIIDSPPLLEVDKVFVECADKIIIPTFCDRKTIKGVLNLINSDKTVLEKINAIVINRYEDTKVQKEWKNALLEALNGTKILCSTIPKLSFIEQMINNQKTIWEYSNQQALEIQKTYTELLFNLMK